A part of Vibrio sp. B1FLJ16 genomic DNA contains:
- a CDS encoding hemolysin family protein yields the protein MDILLLVGLIGLITLNGVFAMSEIALVAAKTSRLKIMAEESKRAALAIELKSNPTLFLSTIQIGITVIGLLSGIFGEATLSEPLGHLLVSQGLDKEIASVVSTFSIVLLITYFAIVIGELVPKRIAQNNAEIIAINVAYPIHWLAKLARPFVLLLTFTTDTLLRILGQTESKSEVVTEEDIVAVISEGSESGAIEPQEQLMIRNLLHLNDRLALSLMTPRPDIHYLDASLPIDAILNNLRQTQHSVWPVCKGSLDNIIGTVSSKVMLDEYDKLSIDRLSKQLKPPRFVPESMKGLPLLNYMQTTSTEMVFIVDEYGDVQGLVTYYDLLKSIAGELGMEPQQIWAKQQKDGSWLMDALIPLNELKYKLGLTSIEGEDIEGFQTLNGFLTWLTERVPDQGEIIEYQNWRFEILHVKSNRIIQVKVSEKKPLNIPEAPEP from the coding sequence ATGGACATTTTATTATTAGTCGGATTAATCGGTTTAATTACGCTCAACGGCGTCTTCGCGATGTCAGAAATAGCACTGGTGGCGGCTAAAACCAGTCGTCTGAAAATAATGGCAGAAGAAAGCAAACGCGCAGCTCTCGCGATTGAGCTAAAAAGCAATCCGACCCTGTTTTTGTCAACGATTCAGATTGGTATCACTGTGATTGGTCTGCTCAGCGGTATATTTGGTGAAGCGACGCTTTCTGAGCCTTTGGGGCACTTGCTGGTCAGTCAGGGGCTGGATAAAGAGATTGCCAGCGTTGTATCCACATTTAGCATTGTCTTACTGATCACTTACTTCGCCATTGTCATCGGCGAATTAGTACCAAAACGTATTGCTCAGAATAATGCGGAAATAATTGCTATCAATGTTGCTTACCCGATCCACTGGTTAGCCAAATTAGCCCGGCCGTTTGTGTTACTTCTTACGTTTACCACCGATACTTTGCTCAGGATTTTAGGGCAAACTGAGAGCAAGAGTGAAGTAGTCACAGAAGAGGACATCGTTGCCGTGATCAGTGAAGGCTCGGAGTCCGGAGCTATAGAACCGCAGGAACAATTGATGATCCGCAACCTGCTTCATCTCAATGACCGTCTTGCATTATCGCTGATGACGCCACGCCCTGATATTCACTATCTCGACGCTTCATTACCCATTGATGCGATCCTCAATAACCTTCGTCAAACCCAGCACTCGGTATGGCCGGTCTGTAAAGGAAGCCTGGATAACATCATTGGCACCGTTTCTTCTAAAGTAATGTTGGATGAGTATGACAAGCTTTCAATAGACAGACTCAGCAAGCAGTTAAAACCTCCTCGCTTTGTACCCGAGTCAATGAAAGGTCTTCCCCTGTTAAATTACATGCAGACAACCAGCACAGAGATGGTATTCATCGTTGACGAATATGGTGACGTGCAAGGGTTAGTGACGTACTACGACTTACTAAAATCCATCGCCGGAGAACTAGGCATGGAGCCACAACAGATTTGGGCGAAACAGCAAAAAGATGGCAGCTGGCTGATGGATGCCTTAATCCCACTTAACGAACTCAAATACAAACTCGGACTCACCAGTATTGAAGGAGAGGATATTGAGGGGTTTCAGACCTTAAACGGCTTCCTCACCTGGTTAACAGAGCGCGTACCTGATCAAGGTGAAATCATTGAATACCAGAACTGGCGTTTCGAAATTCTGCACGTAAAGAGTAACCGCATCATTCAGGTTAAAGTATCTGAGAAAAAACCTCTCAACATACCTGAAGCCCCAGAACCTTAA
- a CDS encoding enterobactin synthase subunit F: MYDLPYTVEQLLPLTDAQAGIWFAQLRDPENPIYKTGEYLVIDGRVDEPCFVEAVKTALDEVDSLHAKFVTTTEGPRMVIERQAWQVDRLDLSSESDPLDTAVEWMKLQLKEPVNLEQGPLFAMALIKLAEDKFVWFLSLHHIAIDGYSMSLIVSRVAHIYSQLIKGEQFDKVEFVDQQALLKEDDDYKASEKYQKDRAFYLQRYADHSDTVNLAGQPTVTSDHFLRLKGVMPVSDFQQMELLAKQCRTHWYSVLIASIAAYVHRMTRSKEVVLGVPLMGRLGSVAIQTPAMRVNILPVRVSFEEGLDIKTLVKQVNQEFSSVRRHQGYRYEELHRELHLVKDNRNLFGPLVNIMPFDYEHKFGELKSKAHNLSSGPVDDISLYCYELGGELHVDMDANPELYSERDIQEHQQRLFHFMSDFFAVSRELTASQYKVSDVSLLLAGEREKVLSSWNDTHHPVPETTLSALMARQRILTPHTTALIVEDKQLTYEQLGRKVYSLMNWLFAQGVEAGDRIAVCVPRSEELIVVQQAILAAGAVYVPIDPDYPEGRIHYMLESSAPRFVFSTSVLQSKLPPKVEIRLVDDDTLPTIYTSVEPLPPQVQPEPHSPAYMIYTSGSTGKPKGVVVSHDAIVNRLLWMHDQYPIGATDRVLQKTPAGFDVSVWEFFWPMIVGSCLVVAKPDGHKDPVYLQELINKEQITTMHFVPSMLQIFVQQANPQRCQSLRQVFCSGEALPVELVNQYYQSFNTPLHNLYGPTEAAVDVTFWPSEANTQASSIPIGRPVWNTQIYILDDALNPVPPGVVGHLYIAGRQLALGYHGQPELTAERFIDNPFGAKGSRMYLSGDLARWRDDGAIEYCGRSDFQVKIRGFRIELEEIENALASHPDVAHVAVLAQEYSDGDKRLVAYVIAEGAEQSIDTTMLQKYLAEPLPDYMIPSYFVLLDAFPLTPNGKLDRNALPKPDLSGQVGTKGPSNLVEERLCKLFCQLLELPAVGVDDNFFELGGHSLLAAQLIAHVKEIMGIELSLAAVFESPTVAGIAAKLNGSESDEALNMLLPLRKREGKAAIFCVHPAGGLSWCYAALTPIIPSNIPLYGVQARNLGDPSAPLPKSMMEMAEDYVAAIRKEQPFGPYHLLGWSIGGMIAHLMAGILQKQGQEVGLLTLLDSYPTEQWQTMNPPGEEQALGALIRMAGVEFDESAHSSITKPEVIDILQDAGSSMAHLSSETISAMIEVVINNNHRVRDAVDYRYQGDMLFFNAEKPPEESFLDRNGWFNYMDGNINVVDVNCIHRDMMRPDMLRLIGTRMVEELRVKFDV; encoded by the coding sequence ATGTACGATTTACCCTATACTGTGGAGCAACTGCTTCCGCTTACTGATGCTCAGGCCGGTATCTGGTTTGCTCAGCTTCGCGACCCGGAAAATCCGATATACAAAACCGGCGAATACCTGGTTATTGACGGCAGGGTTGATGAGCCTTGTTTTGTCGAGGCGGTGAAAACCGCACTGGATGAGGTCGACTCACTGCATGCAAAATTTGTCACAACCACCGAAGGGCCCCGTATGGTGATTGAGCGACAAGCCTGGCAAGTGGATCGCTTAGATTTATCTTCTGAGTCGGACCCGCTCGACACTGCTGTTGAGTGGATGAAGTTGCAGCTTAAAGAACCGGTTAATTTAGAGCAGGGGCCACTGTTTGCAATGGCGCTGATAAAACTGGCGGAAGACAAGTTTGTCTGGTTCTTATCGCTGCACCATATCGCGATTGATGGCTACAGCATGTCACTGATCGTTTCCCGAGTAGCGCATATTTATAGTCAGCTTATTAAAGGAGAACAGTTTGATAAGGTCGAGTTTGTTGACCAGCAAGCATTGTTAAAAGAAGACGATGACTACAAAGCTTCGGAGAAATATCAGAAAGATCGCGCGTTTTATTTGCAGCGTTATGCCGACCATTCGGATACAGTGAACCTGGCTGGTCAGCCAACCGTTACCTCTGATCACTTCCTGCGTCTTAAGGGCGTCATGCCCGTCAGTGACTTTCAGCAAATGGAACTGCTTGCCAAGCAGTGTCGCACTCACTGGTACAGTGTGCTTATCGCTTCTATTGCCGCTTATGTTCACCGTATGACTCGCTCTAAAGAAGTGGTACTAGGCGTTCCGTTAATGGGGCGTCTCGGGTCGGTGGCAATTCAAACCCCAGCGATGCGGGTTAATATTCTGCCGGTACGAGTTAGCTTTGAAGAAGGGCTGGATATCAAAACGCTGGTTAAACAGGTAAACCAGGAGTTCTCATCGGTTCGTCGTCATCAGGGTTATCGTTATGAAGAGTTACACCGTGAACTCCACTTAGTGAAAGACAACCGCAATCTGTTTGGCCCGCTGGTAAATATCATGCCATTTGATTATGAGCACAAGTTTGGCGAGCTGAAATCCAAGGCGCACAACCTTTCGTCCGGGCCGGTGGATGACATTTCACTTTACTGTTATGAGCTTGGCGGCGAACTGCACGTCGACATGGATGCCAACCCGGAGCTGTATTCAGAACGTGATATTCAGGAGCACCAACAACGCTTGTTCCATTTTATGAGTGACTTTTTTGCAGTTTCTCGTGAGCTAACAGCAAGCCAATATAAAGTCAGTGATGTCAGTCTGTTGCTGGCTGGCGAACGGGAAAAAGTCCTCAGCAGCTGGAATGATACCCATCATCCTGTTCCCGAAACCACTTTATCTGCACTGATGGCAAGACAACGAATCTTAACGCCACACACAACCGCACTAATCGTGGAAGATAAACAGCTCACTTATGAGCAGTTAGGAAGAAAGGTCTATTCATTGATGAACTGGCTGTTCGCTCAAGGCGTTGAAGCGGGAGACCGAATCGCGGTGTGCGTACCGAGAAGTGAAGAACTGATCGTTGTCCAACAAGCCATTCTTGCTGCCGGAGCGGTTTATGTGCCGATTGACCCTGATTATCCAGAAGGTCGTATTCACTACATGTTGGAATCTTCTGCTCCTAGGTTTGTGTTCTCTACTTCAGTATTGCAATCCAAATTGCCACCAAAGGTGGAGATAAGACTGGTTGATGACGACACGTTGCCGACAATTTACACCAGCGTGGAACCATTGCCGCCTCAAGTTCAGCCAGAGCCACATTCACCTGCTTATATGATTTATACCTCAGGTTCGACCGGTAAACCTAAAGGCGTGGTGGTCAGTCATGATGCAATAGTGAACCGTCTGTTATGGATGCACGACCAATACCCAATAGGTGCAACTGATCGTGTACTACAAAAAACACCTGCCGGTTTTGATGTGTCGGTGTGGGAATTTTTCTGGCCCATGATTGTCGGTTCTTGTCTGGTAGTGGCAAAACCGGACGGACACAAAGATCCCGTTTACTTGCAGGAGCTGATTAATAAAGAGCAGATCACCACAATGCATTTTGTTCCCTCAATGCTGCAGATTTTTGTACAGCAAGCGAATCCTCAGAGATGCCAGAGTTTACGTCAGGTATTTTGTAGCGGGGAGGCATTGCCGGTTGAACTGGTGAATCAATATTATCAATCCTTTAATACGCCGTTGCACAACTTATATGGTCCGACTGAGGCTGCGGTTGATGTGACTTTCTGGCCAAGCGAAGCCAATACGCAAGCCAGTTCGATACCAATTGGCCGCCCAGTGTGGAATACGCAAATCTACATTCTGGATGATGCTCTAAATCCGGTTCCGCCGGGTGTTGTAGGGCATCTGTATATTGCAGGCCGCCAGCTTGCGCTCGGGTATCATGGTCAGCCGGAGCTAACAGCAGAGCGGTTTATTGACAATCCATTTGGTGCGAAAGGAAGCCGCATGTATTTGTCTGGCGATCTGGCACGCTGGCGTGATGACGGCGCAATTGAGTACTGCGGGCGTAGTGATTTTCAGGTTAAGATCCGTGGTTTCCGTATTGAGCTGGAAGAGATTGAAAATGCGTTAGCCAGTCATCCTGATGTGGCACACGTTGCGGTGCTGGCACAAGAGTACAGCGATGGTGATAAACGTCTTGTGGCGTATGTCATTGCAGAAGGGGCTGAGCAATCTATTGATACGACTATGCTACAGAAATATCTTGCTGAACCGCTGCCTGATTACATGATACCAAGCTACTTTGTTCTGCTTGATGCCTTCCCGCTCACACCAAACGGAAAGCTCGATCGCAATGCGCTACCAAAACCTGATTTATCGGGTCAGGTCGGAACCAAAGGACCGAGCAATTTGGTTGAAGAGCGCTTGTGCAAGTTGTTCTGTCAGTTACTGGAGTTGCCTGCTGTTGGTGTTGACGACAACTTCTTCGAACTAGGCGGTCATTCTTTGCTAGCCGCGCAGCTTATTGCGCATGTGAAAGAGATCATGGGTATCGAACTATCACTGGCCGCTGTGTTTGAGTCGCCAACCGTTGCCGGAATCGCAGCTAAACTGAATGGCAGTGAAAGTGATGAAGCGCTCAACATGCTATTGCCATTGCGTAAGCGCGAGGGTAAAGCGGCGATATTCTGTGTTCACCCTGCTGGTGGTTTAAGCTGGTGTTACGCTGCGCTGACACCGATTATTCCGTCTAATATTCCTTTGTACGGAGTTCAGGCACGTAACCTTGGTGACCCGTCGGCACCGTTACCGAAAAGTATGATGGAGATGGCGGAAGATTATGTCGCGGCAATTCGCAAGGAACAACCTTTTGGGCCATACCATCTGCTTGGCTGGTCTATTGGTGGCATGATTGCGCATTTGATGGCGGGTATCCTGCAAAAGCAGGGGCAGGAAGTGGGTTTGCTAACCCTACTTGATTCCTACCCGACAGAGCAGTGGCAAACCATGAATCCTCCGGGAGAAGAGCAAGCATTGGGAGCTCTGATTCGAATGGCAGGTGTCGAGTTTGATGAATCCGCACATAGCAGCATTACTAAGCCTGAAGTGATCGATATTCTCCAAGATGCAGGATCGTCGATGGCTCATCTGAGTTCAGAGACCATATCGGCGATGATTGAAGTGGTGATCAACAACAACCATCGCGTAAGAGACGCGGTAGATTACCGTTATCAGGGCGATATGCTGTTCTTTAATGCTGAGAAACCACCAGAAGAGTCATTCCTGGATCGTAACGGATGGTTTAACTATATGGATGGTAATATCAATGTTGTGGATGTTAACTGTATCCACCGGGACATGATGCGACCTGATATGTTGCGTCTGATTGGAACCCGTATGGTCGAAGAACTGAGAGTGAAATTTGATGTCTGA
- a CDS encoding 4'-phosphopantetheinyl transferase superfamily protein: MNCKKWKNIRLDTILEPSCCCVESNQPVIQLVKATPDMYSKYGLPLEEKYIQKAVNKRQQEFRAGRHAARVAIKKLIPNNVFADCLPILVGASREPVFPATISGSISHTDSICLAACALKNDVASIGIDVENNHPLDKHLFSVVYTRNEQSWLTETETIPNILIFSIKESLFKCLFPFVKVYFDFLDAEITLQPETDNSGQFQFELIGDNRSDLQSRLPELEFQGHYCFTEQYVLSLCYLI; encoded by the coding sequence TTGAATTGCAAAAAATGGAAAAATATCAGATTAGATACGATTCTCGAGCCGTCGTGCTGCTGCGTTGAGAGTAATCAACCTGTTATTCAGCTTGTGAAAGCCACACCGGATATGTATTCGAAATATGGCTTACCTTTGGAAGAGAAATACATTCAGAAAGCAGTGAACAAGCGCCAGCAAGAATTCCGTGCTGGTCGCCACGCTGCCCGTGTTGCCATCAAAAAGCTGATACCAAATAATGTATTTGCAGACTGCCTACCGATTTTGGTCGGAGCATCTAGAGAGCCTGTTTTCCCTGCAACGATCAGCGGCAGTATTAGTCATACTGACTCGATTTGTCTTGCTGCCTGCGCACTCAAAAATGACGTGGCAAGTATCGGTATTGACGTGGAGAACAACCACCCGCTCGACAAGCACCTTTTTTCTGTTGTGTACACACGCAATGAACAGTCTTGGTTAACAGAAACAGAAACCATTCCGAACATTCTGATCTTCAGTATCAAAGAGAGCCTTTTTAAGTGCCTATTTCCGTTTGTGAAGGTGTATTTCGACTTTCTTGATGCGGAAATCACGTTGCAGCCAGAAACGGATAACAGCGGACAATTTCAGTTTGAACTAATTGGAGATAACCGAAGTGATCTCCAATCCAGATTGCCAGAGCTAGAATTCCAAGGGCACTATTGTTTTACCGAACAATACGTTCTCTCGCTGTGTTACTTAATTTAG
- a CDS encoding TonB-dependent receptor, translating to MNTLVNKPAFLPSVLAAALVTAFSGQAYAQDQNDVIEMERMVVTASLTQHSELTAPASVSVITADDLAKMPVKDISEAVRSATGVSVLSSAAYGRNTIRIRGLESKHTLILINGRRINSQDALIRGNDFDLSTIPLTAIQRIEVVRGPVSSLYGSEAMGGVVNVILKTPTSEMAGSLGLEYENLLEGDGGDGWKGHAYASGELTPEIAGSIIVESSTRDPWRTDATPDYDALEEKDTTNIYGDLSWQLTEEQTLTADVTYTNDERKAVWVHPRSGDQTNTQDSTRWNYGLTHDGAWSAFDSQVRLYGETMDLTDGSTAYSNGTADVELQNNYADFKLSGLWRDSHSWVFGGEFRTSELNNSRDIPSGQIDYHQGAVFVQGEFDFDKLALTLGGREDFHEVYGNHFSPRAYAVYSFTDEFVAKAGGGGGFRAPGMMESSDQVRIISCGNRCWLTGNDDLKPEESESYETGLAYETDSFGLGMTYYFSKLKNKIERDTSTAVGMDGSMPIITYQNIGKAEVKGVELEAWYDITDSVNVSANYTYTDAEDKSSGEILTDTPEHLANFDVNWQVFDSVTTFARVNYIGEQIITSITSQEDETVDGYTLVGLGVAYDFQQLNLKAGVNNVFDVELDDEDDYYGYSEKGRSAYVSATYLF from the coding sequence GTGAATACTTTAGTAAATAAGCCCGCGTTTTTGCCCTCTGTTCTGGCAGCAGCATTAGTGACAGCGTTTAGCGGTCAAGCTTATGCGCAGGACCAGAATGATGTTATAGAAATGGAACGTATGGTGGTCACCGCGTCATTAACTCAGCATTCTGAGCTTACTGCTCCCGCATCGGTTTCCGTTATTACTGCAGACGATCTCGCCAAAATGCCGGTTAAAGACATTTCAGAAGCTGTCCGCAGTGCAACTGGCGTCAGCGTTCTGAGCAGTGCCGCCTATGGGCGAAACACCATTCGTATTCGTGGTCTTGAGTCTAAACACACTTTGATTCTGATAAATGGCCGCCGCATTAACTCTCAGGATGCATTGATCCGCGGTAATGACTTTGACCTGTCGACAATTCCGCTGACAGCAATTCAACGTATCGAAGTGGTTCGCGGTCCGGTTTCTTCGCTGTATGGCTCAGAAGCGATGGGCGGTGTGGTGAATGTGATTCTAAAGACACCGACTTCCGAGATGGCTGGTTCGCTAGGGCTTGAATACGAAAACTTATTAGAAGGGGACGGCGGTGATGGTTGGAAAGGTCATGCTTACGCAAGCGGGGAGCTGACTCCGGAGATTGCGGGCAGCATCATCGTTGAAAGTTCTACCCGTGACCCGTGGCGCACGGACGCAACACCGGATTACGATGCGCTTGAAGAGAAAGACACGACAAACATTTATGGTGATTTGTCCTGGCAGCTAACAGAAGAGCAAACGCTGACTGCCGATGTAACATACACCAATGATGAACGTAAAGCGGTCTGGGTTCACCCACGTTCAGGAGACCAGACCAATACTCAGGATTCTACTCGCTGGAACTACGGTTTAACTCACGATGGCGCATGGTCTGCATTTGACTCTCAAGTTCGCTTATACGGCGAAACCATGGATTTGACTGACGGCAGTACTGCTTATTCAAATGGAACTGCAGATGTTGAACTGCAAAATAACTACGCCGATTTCAAGTTGTCTGGACTGTGGCGTGACAGCCACTCCTGGGTATTTGGCGGTGAATTCCGTACGTCAGAGCTGAACAACAGCCGTGATATCCCGTCAGGTCAAATCGATTACCACCAGGGAGCGGTATTTGTACAGGGTGAGTTTGACTTCGATAAGCTTGCGTTAACTTTAGGTGGCCGCGAAGACTTCCATGAAGTGTATGGCAATCACTTTAGTCCACGTGCTTATGCGGTCTACAGTTTCACAGATGAATTCGTAGCAAAAGCCGGTGGTGGCGGTGGCTTCCGTGCGCCGGGCATGATGGAGAGCAGTGACCAGGTTCGTATTATCAGCTGTGGTAACCGTTGTTGGTTAACGGGTAACGACGATCTGAAACCGGAAGAGTCTGAAAGTTATGAAACAGGCTTGGCTTATGAGACGGATTCGTTCGGTCTTGGGATGACTTACTACTTCTCGAAACTGAAGAATAAAATTGAACGCGATACCAGTACTGCGGTTGGAATGGACGGCTCGATGCCTATCATCACTTACCAGAACATCGGTAAAGCAGAAGTCAAAGGCGTTGAGTTAGAGGCCTGGTACGACATTACTGACTCCGTTAACGTGTCTGCAAACTACACCTACACCGATGCAGAAGATAAGAGTTCAGGTGAGATACTGACCGATACACCTGAACATCTGGCAAACTTTGATGTTAACTGGCAGGTCTTCGACTCAGTCACTACCTTTGCCCGCGTGAACTACATAGGTGAGCAGATAATCACGAGTATAACCAGCCAGGAAGATGAAACGGTAGATGGTTACACATTAGTTGGTCTTGGTGTGGCATACGACTTCCAGCAACTGAATCTGAAAGCGGGTGTAAATAACGTCTTTGATGTTGAGCTGGATGACGAAGACGACTACTACGGTTATTCAGAGAAAGGTCGCAGTGCGTACGTCAGCGCGACCTACCTGTTTTAA